The sequence CTACGGCGCCAGGCTCGCCAGGATCCTCACCCTGCCCAAAAAACCCAAGGAGAAAGCAGCATGAGAGAACGAACCTTTGCCCCGGACAACCCGGCCGGGAACGTCCTGCGTGAATGGTGGCTTGCGCTGGCGGACAATCGCGGCGACCGCGCCGAACTGCGCCGGGCCCGATCAGCCGATGACGCCGTCCTGATTCCGTCCACCGTCCAGCTGGTGACCCGGCTCCGGGACACCGATGTCGCTCAGCATCGTGGCTGGATCGAACGCATCCCGCCCATCGCGGGACTGGCCGCCCATCTCGATCCGGATGCCCGTCATGCCATTCTCGAGGATGCCACCCCGCTGCCGGAACGCATGGCGCGCCTCAAAGGCGACCGGCCTGTTGTGTCTGAGCTGCGCTTCCGTCGCCTGCTGCGCACCCCTCGCCATGACCTCTACCGCCCCATGATCCGCATTCTGGCCCTGCTGGACCATCAGGCCAATCTCTTCGAGCTGGCCGAGAGCCTGTTCTGGTGGGGGCCGGGTATTCAGAAGCAATGGGCCTTTGCCTATTTTCCCAAACTGCCGAAAACCGCCTGATTCACAAGGAGCGCAACGATGGAAAGATTCGTCCAACTGCACCTGCTGACCGCCTATCCCCCCGCCAACCTGAACCGCGACGACCTGGGCCGTCCCAAGACCGCCCTGATGGGCGGGGCCGAACGGCTGCGTATCTCCTCCCAGAGCCTCAAGCGAGCCTGGCGTACCTCCGACCTGTTCCAGGAAAAGCTCAAAGGACATCTTGGCACCCGCACCAAACGCATGGGCGAGGAGATATTCCACCGCCTGGTACAAGGGGGCATTGCAGAAAAGCAGGCCCGGGAGTGGACCCGGCAGATCGCCACAGTCTTCGGCAAGCTGAAGAAATCCAAAGACGACGGCAGCATCGAGGCCTTGCATATCGAACAATTGGCCCATTTCAGCCCCGAGGAACAGACCGCCATCGATACCCTGGTGCAGCGCCTGATCGAAACCAAACAAGGGCCGAGTGCGGAGGATTTGAATCTGCTGCGCGAGCGCCACAGCGCCGCCGACATCGCCCTGTTCGGGCGTATGCTTGCCGACGTCCCCAGATTCAACACCGAAGCCGCCTGCCAGGTGGCCCACGCCATCACCGTCCACAAGGTGGCGGTGGAGGACGACTTCTACACCGCCGTGGACGACCTCAACAGGGGCGAGGAGGACGTGGGCGCCGGCCACATGGGGGAAACCGAATTCGGCGCCGGGCTGTTCTATCTTTACCTGTGCCTCGACCGTGAATTGCTGCTCAAAAACCTCGGCGGCGACGCAAAGCTCGCCGAACGCACCGTCGAGGCGCTGGTGGCAAGCGCCGCCACTGTCGCCCCCACCGGCAAGCAGAACAGCTTCGCCTCCCGCGCCCGGGCCAGCTACATCCTTTGCGAAAGGGGCGACACCCAGCCGAGAAGCCTGTCTGTGGCGTTCCTCAAGCCGGTGGAGGCCGGAAGCAAAGGGCTGCTGGCCAACGCCGTCGAGGCCCTGGAAGACGAACGCCGGCGCCTAGACAGCGCCTACGGCGACGGCGACAGCGATGCCGTCGCCATGAATACCCTGACCGGCCAGGGCAGCCTTGCCGACATCCTCGCCTACGCCAAAGGGGGGCTTGCCGATGGCTGAACTGCTGCTGTTCCAGCTTTACGGCCCGCTGGCGAGCTGGGGGGAACCGGCGGTGGGGGAATACCGCCCCTCCGCCACCCATCCGGGCAAATCCCAGATCGCCGGGCTCCTGGGTGCCGCCCTGGGGCTGACCCGCGACCGGGAGGAGGAACTCGCCGCACTGGCAGGCGGATACGGGCTGGCGGTGCGGATCGATGCCGAGGGGGAGCTGTTGCGTGACTATCACACCACCCAGGTCCCCCCCGCCCGGCGCGGGAGGACTTTCACCACCCGCGCCGAAGAACTTGCAGTGGACGACCTCTACACCATCCTCTCCCAGCGTGACTACCGGGTCGAGGCTGCCTGGACCTGCGTCCTGTGGGCCACTGCTTCGGCCCCCTACCCGTTGGCGGACCTGGCTGAAGCGCTGCGCCGCCCGCGCTTT comes from Methylomarinovum caldicuralii and encodes:
- the cas7e gene encoding type I-E CRISPR-associated protein Cas7/Cse4/CasC; this translates as MERFVQLHLLTAYPPANLNRDDLGRPKTALMGGAERLRISSQSLKRAWRTSDLFQEKLKGHLGTRTKRMGEEIFHRLVQGGIAEKQAREWTRQIATVFGKLKKSKDDGSIEALHIEQLAHFSPEEQTAIDTLVQRLIETKQGPSAEDLNLLRERHSAADIALFGRMLADVPRFNTEAACQVAHAITVHKVAVEDDFYTAVDDLNRGEEDVGAGHMGETEFGAGLFYLYLCLDRELLLKNLGGDAKLAERTVEALVASAATVAPTGKQNSFASRARASYILCERGDTQPRSLSVAFLKPVEAGSKGLLANAVEALEDERRRLDSAYGDGDSDAVAMNTLTGQGSLADILAYAKGGLADG
- the cas5e gene encoding type I-E CRISPR-associated protein Cas5/CasD, with protein sequence MAELLLFQLYGPLASWGEPAVGEYRPSATHPGKSQIAGLLGAALGLTRDREEELAALAGGYGLAVRIDAEGELLRDYHTTQVPPARRGRTFTTRAEELAVDDLYTILSQRDYRVEAAWTCVLWATASAPYPLADLAEALRRPRFTLYLGRKSCPPALPLRPELIDSATLKDAFAGYPLDDRLGWLKRPERHRYFWEEPLPDGLASGFTAQEKLWVVPRRDRPGSRRRWQFATRDEHHAMA
- the casB gene encoding type I-E CRISPR-associated protein Cse2/CasB, whose translation is MRERTFAPDNPAGNVLREWWLALADNRGDRAELRRARSADDAVLIPSTVQLVTRLRDTDVAQHRGWIERIPPIAGLAAHLDPDARHAILEDATPLPERMARLKGDRPVVSELRFRRLLRTPRHDLYRPMIRILALLDHQANLFELAESLFWWGPGIQKQWAFAYFPKLPKTA